One region of Anas acuta chromosome Z, bAnaAcu1.1, whole genome shotgun sequence genomic DNA includes:
- the CAAP1 gene encoding caspase activity and apoptosis inhibitor 1 isoform X1 produces MAGRKSSKEKKRRRSRSCCPEGAAGPGGGERKRRSAESARGAPEEEKCNVPSGENVEEAEQPSDVEEGGLDLSVSLKPVSFYIADKKEMLQQCFCVVGEKKLQKMLPDILKNCSMDEIKRLCLEQLELLSEKKLLKILEGKSGADSDTDEDGDGGDKTGGESVSQQDNSIDSTSSLRDDNKLEGQESKQGKGEDSDVLSINADAYDSDIEGPCNEDDSSDVQENTSRSGAGQIDDLQKDIEKSVNEILGLAESSPKESKTESVAVPPSEDVQPSAQQLELLELEMRARAIKALMKAGDVKKQP; encoded by the exons ATGGCGGGCCGAAAGTCGTCGAAGGAGAAGAAGCGGCGCCGCTCCCGTTCGTGCTGCCCCGagggggccgcggggccggggggcggcgagAGGAAGCGCCGGAGCGCTGAGTCCGCCCGCGGCGCCCCTGAG gaagaaaaatgcaatgtgCCATCTGGAGAAAACGTGGAAGAAGCTGAACAACCCAGTGATGTAGAGGAAGGAGGATTAGATCTCAGTGTGTCACTCAAGCCAGTTAGTTTCTACATCgcagacaaaaaagaaatgcttcaaCAGTGTTTCTGTGTCGTTGGGGAGAAGAAACTACAGAAGATGCTGCCTGATATTTTAAAG AACTGTTCCATGGATGAAATCAAAAGGCTTTGCTTGGAGCAGTTGGAGCtgttatctgaaaaaaaacttttgaagaTACTTGAAG GCAAGAGTGGAGCTGATTCTGATACTGACGAGGATGGAGATGGAGGAGACAAGACTGGAGGTGAATCAGTCAGTCA GCAGGACAACAGTATAGACTCTACTTCTTCCTTAAGAGACGACAACAAACTGGAAGGTCAGGAATCGAAACAAG GCAAAGGAGAAGATAGCGATGTCCTCAGCATAAATGCAGATGCATATGATAGTGATATAGAAGGTCCGTGCAATGAAGACGACAGCTCAGATGTACAAGAAAACACCAGCAGAAGTGGAGCCGGTCAGATAGATGACCTTCAGAAGGACATTGAGAAAAGTGTGAATGAGATACTGGGGCTGGCAGAATCTAGCCCAAAGGAGTCCAAAACGGAAAGCGTAGCTGTTCCTCCCTCGGAAGATGTTCAGccatcagcacagcagctggagctccTGGAGCTCGAGATGAGGGCCAGAGCTATTAAGGCTCTGATGAAAGCTGGTGAtgtaaaaaaacaaccctga
- the CAAP1 gene encoding caspase activity and apoptosis inhibitor 1 isoform X2 translates to MLQQCFCVVGEKKLQKMLPDILKNCSMDEIKRLCLEQLELLSEKKLLKILEGKSGADSDTDEDGDGGDKTGGESVSQQDNSIDSTSSLRDDNKLEGQESKQGKGEDSDVLSINADAYDSDIEGPCNEDDSSDVQENTSRSGAGQIDDLQKDIEKSVNEILGLAESSPKESKTESVAVPPSEDVQPSAQQLELLELEMRARAIKALMKAGDVKKQP, encoded by the exons atgcttcaaCAGTGTTTCTGTGTCGTTGGGGAGAAGAAACTACAGAAGATGCTGCCTGATATTTTAAAG AACTGTTCCATGGATGAAATCAAAAGGCTTTGCTTGGAGCAGTTGGAGCtgttatctgaaaaaaaacttttgaagaTACTTGAAG GCAAGAGTGGAGCTGATTCTGATACTGACGAGGATGGAGATGGAGGAGACAAGACTGGAGGTGAATCAGTCAGTCA GCAGGACAACAGTATAGACTCTACTTCTTCCTTAAGAGACGACAACAAACTGGAAGGTCAGGAATCGAAACAAG GCAAAGGAGAAGATAGCGATGTCCTCAGCATAAATGCAGATGCATATGATAGTGATATAGAAGGTCCGTGCAATGAAGACGACAGCTCAGATGTACAAGAAAACACCAGCAGAAGTGGAGCCGGTCAGATAGATGACCTTCAGAAGGACATTGAGAAAAGTGTGAATGAGATACTGGGGCTGGCAGAATCTAGCCCAAAGGAGTCCAAAACGGAAAGCGTAGCTGTTCCTCCCTCGGAAGATGTTCAGccatcagcacagcagctggagctccTGGAGCTCGAGATGAGGGCCAGAGCTATTAAGGCTCTGATGAAAGCTGGTGAtgtaaaaaaacaaccctga